The following DNA comes from Mesorhizobium sp. B2-1-8.
AGGAAGGCGATTTCGGCGGCTGGCTCTGCCCGTGCCACGGTTCGCAATACGACACTGCCGGCCGTATCCGGAAGGGGCCGGCGCCAGAGAATATGGCGGTGCCGGTGTTCAAGTTCATTTCCGACACCAAGATCCGTATCGGCTGAGGCAGGGGATTTCCATGAGCGCGGGCCACTCGACCTACAAGCCCAAGACCGGTATCGGACGCTGGTTCGACGCCCGCCTGCCGTTGCCACGGCTGGTGCACGGCAGCTTCATCGTCTATCCCGTCCCGCGCAACCTGAACTACGCCTACACCTTCGGCGGCATTCTCACGATCATGCTGGTTTCGCAGATCCTCACCGGCGTCGTGCTGGCGATGCATTATGTTCCCGACACGGCGCTGGCGTTCAATTCGGTCGAAAAGATCGTGCGCGACGTGAATTCGGGCTGGTTGTTGCGCGCTCTGCATTCGAACGGCGCTTCGTTCTTCTTCATCGCCGTCTACATCCACATCCGCCGCGGACTCTACTACGGCTCCTACAAGGCCCCGCGTGAGCTTCTGTGGGTACTTGGCTGTACCAACCTTTTGTTGATGATGGCGACGGCCTTCATGGGCTACGTGCTGCCTTGGGGGCAGATGTCTTTCTGGGGTGCAACCGTCATCACCAACTTTTTCACCGCCATCCCGCTCGTCGGCGACTGGATCCAACAGTTGCAGCTCGGTGGCTTCGCGGTCGACAATCCGACCCTCAATCGCTTCTTTGCACTCCATTATCTGCTGCCGTTCATGCTCGCCGGCGTGGTGACCTTGCATATCTGGGCGCTTCACGTAGTCGGCCAGAACAACCCGACCGGCATTGAGGTAAAATCGACGGCCGATGTCGTGGACTTCACGCCTTACGCCACCGTCAAGGACGCATTCGGCATGATCGTGTTCCTGTTCTTCTTCGCCTACTTCGTCTTCTACCTGCCGAACTACCTTGGTCATCCGGACAATCAGACGGTCTCCAACCCACTGAAGACGCCCGCCCATATCGTGCCGGAATGGTACTTCCTGCCGTTCTACGCAATCCTGCGCGCCGTCACCTTCAATGTCGGACCTATCAATTCGAAACTCGGCGGCGTGCTCGCGATGTTCGGCTCAATAGCGATGCTATTCGTCGTGCCGTGGCTCGATACCTCGAAGGTCCGCTCGGCGGTCTACCGGCCCTGGTACAAGGTGTTCTTCTGGGTGTTCGTAGCCAACGCTCTCTTTCTCGGCTGGCTTGGCTCAGGGCCGGCGGAAGGCGCCTACGCAATCATGTCCCAATTGGCCACGCTTTACTATTTTGCGTTCTTCATCGTCGTCATGCCAGTGCTCGGGCTGGTCGAGACACCGCGTCGGCTGCCGAACTCGATCACCGAAGCGGTTCTCGAAAAAAGCGAGGCCGCAGGTGATGGCGGGATCGCCGGGCCGGAGACCAAACCTTGATGGACAGGGTGGGTTGTCCACGGCGCGTGCTTTCCGCCCGTTGACCAGGCACCGATAGAAAACATCCTGGACCGATCCGAGCAGTCAATGCCGATCCGCACGACAAGGGAACCCTCGCGTGCAGGAATAGCCAGGGCCTTAGTTCAGGAAATAGAGGGTTAGGTCGTGAACTCATAAATGCGGAATGGCCGAGATGGGTGGAGTGCCGCCATCATCGGGCTCAGTCCATCGAACTGCCGTTTTCCCCATAGACAGGATGTCGCCACGGAAGTCGGCCTTCACCCTGATCGATTTCGCGTCTTCGACCTTCAGGGCGGCCTCGACGACTGTGGCTAGCTCTTCGTAGCGCTTCCTATCCTTTGCGAGAGTCGGGTGATGGTCTTCTGGCCGCAGAGTGCCATTGTCGTGCGCCGATCGCCACCGCAACCAGAGATGCCATTGCTCTTTGACGGCAGACAGTTGTTCGTCACTGACCGGGCTCAACAGGAGCGTATCCGCCCAGTCGTCCTGATCTACATCCCATTCGCGCATATAAGCATGCGGGAACCCTTTATAGTCGGCGATCCCCTTCAAGGGTCGATCATAAAATTCATGGACAGTGTGAACGGCGTCCCACTCGTCGGCTCTAACGGAATTCATCTACCGGCCTTATAGCTATGCCTTCCTCGGCAATGGATCATTCTTTCAATTGACGCTTTCATATCACGCCAGGTTCTGATTCAGAATCATCATGAGCCGATATGATCTTAGCGACTTCGAATGGCGCGTGATCAAGCCGCTTCTCCCCAACAAACCGCGTGGTGTGCCGCGTGCAGACGACCGCCGCGTGCTCAACGGCATCTTCTGGGTGCTTCGTTCCGGCGCACCGTGGCGAGACCTACCCGAGCGATATGGCCCACGCACCACCTGCTACAACCGCTTCGTCCGCTGGCGGAAAGCAGGTGTGTGGGATCGCCTCATGGACGCTATCACCACAGGCCATGACGGCAAGGTGCAGATGATCGACACCTCCATTGTTCGCGTCCATCAGCATGGCGCGACGGCAAAAAGGGGGGTCGAGATCATTGTCTCGATCGTTCCCGAGATGGGCTGACAACTAAAATCCATGCTCTCGTCGACGCCGAAGGCAGGCCAATAAAGCTGATGCTTACGGCAGGCCAGAAGAGCGACATCGCCTCCGCAGCCGACTTGATCAAGGATTTGCCCGAGGGTGCCATGCTGCTCGCCGACAAGGGCTACGATGCCAACGCATTTCGCACTGCCATCACCGACCAGAAGGCATGGGCCAATATCCCGCCGAAGGCCAATCGAAAAGACCCGATCTGCTTCAGCCCCTTCTTATACAAAGCCCGTAATCTGATCGAGCGCTTCTTCAACAAAGCCAAGCAGTTCCGTCGCATCGCGACGCGCTATGACAAGCTGGCCGAAAATTATCTCGCCGCCCTTAAACTCGTCGCAATCCGCATCTGGTGGGCGCTGATCGGATTTGTTCGCATCTATCTCGTCGTCGAGCGAAAGCCGCGCGAGGCACGCCTCTTGCAAGACCTCGTCGTCGGTATCGTCTACGTTGGAATGCTCCTGTCGATCCTGGCATTCGTCTTTGCCGTGCCGGTCGGCACCCTAATCACGACGTCGGGCGTCTTTGCCATCATGCTGGGATTGGCGCTCCAGAACACGCTCGGTGACTTGTTTTCCGGGATCGCGCTCAACGTCGGTCGCCCCTATGTGCTTGGAAACTGGATCATTCTGAGCGACGGAACCGAAGGGCGCGTTATCGAGACCAATTGGCAGTCGACCCATCTCCTTACCGCGGCCCATGACGTTGTAGCGGTACCGAACAGCCTTCTCGCCGAAATCGGCGTGAACAAATGTCAGTAACCCGGACGAGAGCCACGGACTTGCCGTGACCGTCAGGATGGCGCCAACCACGACGCCGGCGATCGTCGTAGACCTCATGCATACCGTACTGCTGAGCTGCAACACAATTCTCAAGGAGCCCTCGCCTGCGGTTGCGATCGCCAGCCTGGATGCGGCGGCTATCGAGGTCCAGCTCTTTTTTCGCGTCGCAAATCTCGACCAGCAAGGTGCGGCCAGAAACGAAATCTTCGATCTGATCTATCGCCATTCGAAGTGGGCCTGCATGCTGCTGGCGATGCCGCTTTCCGCTTCGGTTGCTGCGACCAGCCCGTTGAGCGATGAGGCGGCGGCACCCCCGCGCTTCACCCCGATCGAACTTATCAAGTCCATACCGCTGTTCTCCGCACTGACGGATGCCGAACAGGAGTCGCTCGCTGCAACGACCTCTGTTCGCACCTACCGCAAGGGCGACATCATCGCCCGGCAAGGAGAGATCCTGCCGTCACTGATGATCGTTCGGACCGGCGTCATCGTCCGGCGACGCGGCGAAGACGAGGCCAGCCCGCGGGAAATCGGCCGCCTCTCGCCCGGCGACTTCTTCGGCGAGAACGGTCTGCTCGCTGGCATTGGCGAGATGTCGACGTTACGGGAAATGACCCACGTCGCAGTTTACGAAATTGATCAGAAAAGCTTCGCTTCCTTGCTGCTCGAGAGGCCTGAAATGGCCAAAGATCTTGCGGCGATCCTGTCGAGCGGGACGCCGACGTTCGGCGAAAGCAGCATTCCAGAACATTAGCACGCAAGATCGCCGGACCGGAATCGTGAATATCGACACAGTCGTCTTGACAGCGGTCCGTGACTTGGCGAAGGGAATCAAGGTGCGATGCTCATTGCCCTCCGCGGATCGGCGCCTGATCGGACGCTTCATAAGGCAGGTCGACTGATCGCGTCTCGTCGATTCCCAATCGTATCGCGGGCAACCGCAATATTACGGTTGTGCCTGACCCCAGCATGCTCTCGATCTCGACACTTCCGCCTGACTGCCCGGCGAAACGCTTCACCATCGGCAAGCCGACACCGCCCAGGCCTTCCCCTTTCGTCGTGAAGAAAGGATCGAAGGCGCAGGCGATCGTCTCGCGCGTCATTCCGATGCCGTTGTCCGCGACACGAAGATCGATCTGGGTGGCGTCGGAGCCTTCCCCGATCGCCGCCGCCTCGATAGAAATCAAACCGCCGTTCGGCATTGCATCGCGCGCGTTGAACACGAGGTTTAGAACCGCGTTTTGCAGATCCATCCGATCGCATTTTGCCAAGGGCAAATCGGGCCTGACTCGAACCGCAAGACGGATGTTGGGATCCCAGGCAGTTCGGATGAAAGTCTCGATTTCGGCCAGGCACGTAGCCACGTCGGCATGTTCGATTTCAGTGTGGTTCTCCCGGGCCAGGCTGATGGTATGGCGGACAAGCCCGCCAGCTCGTTCCAGGGCCGTCCTGGCACTGGCGATTACGAGCACAAGTGCCGGGGTCGCTGAGACGCCCGGGTCGCGAGCCAGCCGGTTCAATGCGGATGAAGCGACCTGAATGAGGTTGCCCAGGTCATGAACGATGCCAGCTGTCGACAGCTGCATGGGCGCCCCGTCCGGAACAACACTGGCGGGGCGGTCGAAGACATCTATTTTTACTTCTGCGCGTGACATTCCATTCCCCGTTTGCTCGACGTTTAGGCGTGTGATGGGCATCTGCGGTCGGTGGTGTCCTGTTGCCTGGTGGAGGTCGCAAAGCGGTGTCCCGCTGATGCGCTATTGGTAGCCGACACCGCCAATGTAGTTGGCGAGCAGCCGCTCCTGGAACTCCTCTTGCTCGAAGAGCGCCTTCATCGCATCGCGGATATCGAGAATGCCAAGCGGTTTCGAGCCGGCGCCGAGAATCGGGACGTTCTGAAGTCCTTGTGCGACCATGGTCTGCCAGACTGAATGGACGTCGTCTTCGGGACCGCAGGAGACGACGGACCGGCCCATCAGTGTCGATGCGGCCGCGTCCGCCGATCCTGAATTCGCCAGATGACGCACAAGGTCGGATTTGCTCAACACGCCTGCGGCCTCTCCACTGCCGTGGCACACTACAACCAGGCCTATGGCTGGATTGGAAAGTGAGAGCGCTGCATTCCGCAGCGTAGCGTCCACGCCGATCACCATGAGGCGGGCCGATGTCACCGGATGCAGACTGTCAATGCGCATGACGTCCTCCTGGGCGCGCCTTGCGGAGCGTGCCGGAGCAAGATGGGCAACTGGCCAACATCAGTCGTCGAAGGCCGTGTTCATCACATAATCAACCGATGAAGGAGCCTTATAGCCAGTGACAAAGCGCTCACCGAAATCCCGGGCAAAGTTGTCATATGTCGTTTCCGGCCTGACCTTGGCGATATGGCAAAAACATCGCGTCATTCGTTGCTTCATTCCAAGGCGCGGGAATTCGCGGACGACCTTTGCGATCTCGGCGGACGAAATGAGGTTGTATTGCAGCCCAACGACATCGAGGCAGACGCCGGCGGTGCACAGCGCCACCTCAGCCTCCTTGTAGAGGCCGATTGACGGCGTCGAGTTCAGGGCGACGCTGTCCCAGATGAGTTGAGCGCGTCGCTCGTCGAAGCCGCCTTCCCGAACGAAAGTCCGGGCAAGGTCGGCGCCTTCCACCTCGAAACGGCGTGGCCCGGCGAAGTTCTCATTGAGCGTGAGGTCGTGTAACAGGGTGCCGACGGCAACGACTTCCGCGTCGTGCTCGACGTTCTGAATCTGTCCGATCCTGGTCGCGAACAGCCAGGATCGGACCACGTGGTTGAACAAATAAGGTTCACATTTCTGGCGGGCATATTCGATCGCCTGAACGACGAGTGGCGTATCGGCGACTGCGATCCCCGCGAGTATCCGACTGGCGATTGCATTCATGGCAGTGACCTTTCCTTCCCGCCGGTGGTGCGCCCAGATTAACTGGGTGCTCCAAGCTCACTTCGCGTACGTCGTCAGGTTCGTCTCGCTTGTATCAACGACGAAGATCGCAAGCAGGCGAGCGCGTTCCGTCTTGCTCGCGTTCTCGCTCACGGCGTGATGGTCGCCCGGAAATTCAGAGAAGCTTTCGCCGGCGCGATAGGTCGTCACGGGTCCATCGTTGACCTGGCTCCGGATCGCTCCTTCCAGGACGGTTGCATAGATGAACGCGGAGTTGGGATGGGTATGGGCCGGCGATGTGCCGCCCGGTGCATACTCGACAAGCACGGCTTTCATGCTCTTGCCGGGCACGTTTGGAAGAGCCTGGTCGTAAACAAGCTTCACGCTTGCATCATCGTGGGCCATAGCTGCGGGAACAAATGCGGTGGCGAGCG
Coding sequences within:
- a CDS encoding cytochrome b, which codes for MSAGHSTYKPKTGIGRWFDARLPLPRLVHGSFIVYPVPRNLNYAYTFGGILTIMLVSQILTGVVLAMHYVPDTALAFNSVEKIVRDVNSGWLLRALHSNGASFFFIAVYIHIRRGLYYGSYKAPRELLWVLGCTNLLLMMATAFMGYVLPWGQMSFWGATVITNFFTAIPLVGDWIQQLQLGGFAVDNPTLNRFFALHYLLPFMLAGVVTLHIWALHVVGQNNPTGIEVKSTADVVDFTPYATVKDAFGMIVFLFFFAYFVFYLPNYLGHPDNQTVSNPLKTPAHIVPEWYFLPFYAILRAVTFNVGPINSKLGGVLAMFGSIAMLFVVPWLDTSKVRSAVYRPWYKVFFWVFVANALFLGWLGSGPAEGAYAIMSQLATLYYFAFFIVVMPVLGLVETPRRLPNSITEAVLEKSEAAGDGGIAGPETKP
- a CDS encoding mechanosensitive ion channel domain-containing protein yields the protein MLGLALQNTLGDLFSGIALNVGRPYVLGNWIILSDGTEGRVIETNWQSTHLLTAAHDVVAVPNSLLAEIGVNKCQ
- a CDS encoding cyclic nucleotide-binding domain-containing protein, with amino-acid sequence MTVRMAPTTTPAIVVDLMHTVLLSCNTILKEPSPAVAIASLDAAAIEVQLFFRVANLDQQGAARNEIFDLIYRHSKWACMLLAMPLSASVAATSPLSDEAAAPPRFTPIELIKSIPLFSALTDAEQESLAATTSVRTYRKGDIIARQGEILPSLMIVRTGVIVRRRGEDEASPREIGRLSPGDFFGENGLLAGIGEMSTLREMTHVAVYEIDQKSFASLLLERPEMAKDLAAILSSGTPTFGESSIPEH
- a CDS encoding sensor histidine kinase gives rise to the protein MSRAEVKIDVFDRPASVVPDGAPMQLSTAGIVHDLGNLIQVASSALNRLARDPGVSATPALVLVIASARTALERAGGLVRHTISLARENHTEIEHADVATCLAEIETFIRTAWDPNIRLAVRVRPDLPLAKCDRMDLQNAVLNLVFNARDAMPNGGLISIEAAAIGEGSDATQIDLRVADNGIGMTRETIACAFDPFFTTKGEGLGGVGLPMVKRFAGQSGGSVEIESMLGSGTTVILRLPAIRLGIDETRSVDLPYEASDQAPIRGGQ
- a CDS encoding cyclic nucleotide-binding/CBS domain-containing protein, which codes for MRIDSLHPVTSARLMVIGVDATLRNAALSLSNPAIGLVVVCHGSGEAAGVLSKSDLVRHLANSGSADAAASTLMGRSVVSCGPEDDVHSVWQTMVAQGLQNVPILGAGSKPLGILDIRDAMKALFEQEEFQERLLANYIGGVGYQ
- a CDS encoding cupin domain-containing protein translates to MIKTFLCAAALATAFVPAAMAHDDASVKLVYDQALPNVPGKSMKAVLVEYAPGGTSPAHTHPNSAFIYATVLEGAIRSQVNDGPVTTYRAGESFSEFPGDHHAVSENASKTERARLLAIFVVDTSETNLTTYAK